One Hyphomonadaceae bacterium BL14 genomic window, GCTGTAGCGGACCTGCATCAAGCTGAGCTCGATACGAGCGTTGATCCCCATCTGCCGGCCGGATTGCGCCGTGATCACACAGGCGCTCTCATCGACTTCCAGCACAGTCACGCCACCCTCGCGAAAGACCGGCGCCAGGCGGCAGTCTTCAGGATAATCGATCAGATCATCCACGGTGAGACCGGTGAAATCGCTCCCGCCGGCGCGCCCCTCGAAGGCTTCGGGATTGCGGAAAGCGTAGAAATCCATACCGGTGAGCGGGCTGTCATGCTCTCGGATTTCGGAGTGGAACACCCACAGGCGCTGCCGGCTCACCGGCCCGTCCGGCCCGCCCGAGCGCCATTCCAGATACACCGCGTCGCCGGGAATGTGGGGCGTCTCCACCGGCACAAAGCGCGCGTGCTGCAGATCCAGCCAGTCATAGGGATGGCCCGGCGCAGGCGGGCGTTTCAGGCTCTCATCCGCCGCTTCGTACTGGGCGGTGTTGGACCAGGCCCCGGAAAGGAGACTCGCCAGAATTTCCCCCTCGGTCTCGATCTCCCCGGCCGATCCAGCGGCCAGAGCCAGCGCCAGCACCGTGATCATGACAGCGTCTCCCTCCATTGCACGTCAATCAAACCTGTCTAATGAGACGCGCAGGGGCAAATCCGCCCCCTCAAACCCCCGCCTCATCCAGAATCGCGATGGCGGCGCGTTCGCCTGATTCCATGGCCGCTTCCATGCCGGTGTGAAGATCGCCGGTGTGCTCGCCTGCAAAATGCAGCCGGCCCGCGGGCGCCAGGCGCGCATCAGCCCAGCGGTGGGCCTCGCCCGGGCGCCAGTGCATGTATGCGCCGCCCGCCAGCGGGTTGGACTCTGTCCAGCGCTGCACATGGGCCAGTCGCACCCGGCCTTCGCTCGCCGGGCGGATAGCGGCGAGCGTATTGCGCGCCAGCACCTGCAGGCCCTCGTCATCCAGCGCATCTGCCGCCAGCGCGCCGCGGCCGTCGATCCAGGCGGTGAGCATGCCCGTGGGCGCACCATCGGCATCGCGCTGGGCGAAAATCCGGTTGAGAGGGGAGTCCGTCCACATGTCTGGTGCCAGTCCGTCCGACTCCCACCAGGGCTGTTGCGCTTCCAGATGCAGCTGCACGATGGGGGTGTAGGCCATCTCCTCGACCGCCTCGCGCGTCACCGGGTGCAGCGGTGCGTCCATATCCAGATTGCGCAGGGCGGAAAATGGGATGGTACAGACGGCAAAGTCCGCGCGCAGCTCCGCGCCATTATTGAGACGCACGCGCGCGCCCGCCTCATCCGCCTGTATCGCGCGCACGGTCTGGTTCAGGCGCACCTCATGCCTGAGCCGCGCCGCCATGCTTTCAGGCAGGCGCTGGGCACCGCCGACCACTTGCTGCGACCCGCCCAGCGGACGCTCCTGTTCGTAGATGGCCAGCGACCGCCAGACATTGAGCATGGAGTAGCTCGCCAGATCGCGCCCGTTCAGGGTGGCATCCATCAGACGTAGCGCCTCGTCATTGGCACCCTGGCTGACGAGCCATTCGGCCGCCGCGATGTCATGGGCGGCAGAACCCGGATCGCGCCAGGCATAGATGTCCTCCAGCGGATTGGCGCGCATGGCCAGGCCCATGAAAAGGCGGCTGGGCGGGATGGCACGCCAGGCTTCGGGCAGACCGTTCTGATCAGACGCCGCCCAGTCGCTGGCGCGGATCAGGGTCCCATTGACGCTGAGCACCTCGCCGAACCGGCTAGGCGGGAAGCCGGCGAAGCCCAGCCCGGCCTCCAGCGCGCGGGTGCGGAAGCGGGCATAGGTGGCTCCCACCTGCTGGCCGCCTGCTTCTGGCGCGCCGGGCAGATGATCCAGCGTCATCAGCCGCCCGCCAATGCGGCCCGAGGCTTCGAGCACGATGACGCTCAAACCCGCCTCTTCCAGCAAGAGCGCGGCGTGCAGGCCTGACAGCCCGGCACCAATGACGATCACGTCGGCGTCCTTTCGGCTCCGGTCCCCGCGCGGCCCGCAGCCGCCCAGCGCCACGGCGCCGGCACCCAAAAGTCCAGATAAGGCACTGCGCCGTGTTAGTTTCATCGCTATGCTCCCCAAGCTGCCTCCCTGGCGGCGGCGCGCAGTCCGCGCCTTGCCATCGGGGCCGAATTTAAATGTTATACCATTTGAAGCCGGAGCCATGCGCAAGTCAAAAGCGCGCCCGGCGTCTGAAGGGGGAGCGGGGATGCGCCGCAGACAGTTCATGGCCTTGGCCGCCGCGGCGGGCGCTGCGCCCTGGATCGCCGCCTGCGGCGACCGGCGTGATCCCGAGCGGCTCTATGGCCGGGCCGTTGCCCAGGCCCCGCCCCGCACCCCCTGGGATGCGCAATGGGCCAATTTCGAAGCCAACATCGCCGCCAACCCGTCGCTGAATTTCGAGTATTTCACCAAAGCGGAGCTCGGCGACGAGGAGCGTATGCTCCATGACCTGCGCCGCGGCCGCGCCCATGTGGGCGGCATGAGCCTGCAGGGCCTGTCCTCCTCGATCCCTGAGCTGACCATCGCAATGGCACCATATCTGTTCGACAGCCAGGCCGAGGTGGACTTCGTCTATGACGAATTTCTGTTCGACATCACCGACGACCTGGCGCGCGCGCAGAATCTGCGGCTCTTGCAGTGGGTGGAAGTGGGCTGGACCCATGTGTTCGCCAACCGGCCCCTGAACCATCCCGACATGGCGGCGGGCCTGCGCATGCGCACCAGCCCCAACGCCGCCGCCCGCTTTTTCTGTGAAGCGGCCGGCATGGATGCGATCCCGCTGGGCATTGCCGATGTAATCCCGGCCCTTCAGACCGGCCTGGTCCAGGGCGGGCTATCCAGCGCGGTCTTCCACTTCTTCTCGACGCTGGATCTGGCCGAGCATTTCACCCTGACGCGCCATTCCTACGACACCGGCGCGATCATCCTGAACAAGCCCTGGTATGAAGGTGCCAGCGACAGCCAGCGTGTCACCATCGATGCAGCCTGGGGCAGCCCCGCCTCGGCGCGCGCAGGCGTGCGGGTGCTGGATGATCTGGTGGTCGGCTGGATGCGTGACGGTGTCCAGCGCGGCCCGGACGGCCAGGTGGTGCGCGAGATTCGCACTACCAGCAGCGCACCGATCAATATCCACGAACTCAGCATCAGCGACCGCGCCGCCTGGCAGGCGGTGACCGGCAACGTGCTGGACCGCCTGGTCAACTCCATTGGCGGACGGGCGCGCGACTTCGCTGACCAGATCATGGCTGGCAAGGCCGAGTTCGCCCGTCGTGCCGCAGGCAGCTCGCAGCCGGAGGACCAGTCATGAGAGGCCTCCTTACGGTCATCGGTGCTGCCGAGCGCTGGCTGACCATCGCCGCCTTTGCGCTGATGGCGCTGGCCCTGCTGGCCGATGTGATCTCGCGGCGGGTGTTTCTCACCGGCCTGATCGGGGCCACCGAGATCGCAGTGATCGGCATGGTCGCCGTGGCGATGTTCGGCATCGGCGTTGCGACCGACACAGGCGCCCATCTGCGTCCGCGCCTGTTTGATTTCCTCATCCCCGCATCCTTCGAGCCTGTCCTCGACCGCCTGGTCAGCGCCGTGACGGCGGCTTTCTTCGTGGTATTCGCAGGCCTCGCCGTGTGGATGGTCATCGAAAGCGTGATCCTGAGCGACCGGACCGAAATCCTGCGCCTGCCGATCTGGACGCTGCAGGTGATGATCGCCGCCGCCTTCATCACCAACTTCATCCGCTTCGCGGCCTATGCCCTCGATCCGGGCCTGAAGCCGAGCGAGTTCATCGAAGACATCAAGGACGCGGCCGCCGATGCGGTGGACCTGCCGGACGGGGAACCGCGCTGATGGAAATGTGGCTGCTGGTCGGACTGATCGTCCTCCTGATGGTGTTGCGCCAGCCGGTGCTGGTGCTCCTGGGCTGCGCGACCCTGTTCGTCTATTCGGTCTTCAATGACGGTCGGCCCGAATACGCCGTCTATGATGTCTGGTTTGCCGTGAACCAGGAGGTGCTGCTGGCCATTCCCCTGTTTGTGCTGGCCGGCGCGGTGATGTCGAAGGGTAGTATCGCCGAACGGATCATTGATCTGATGCGCGAGATCACAAGGCCAGTCCCCGGCGGGCTGGCGCTGGCGGCGGTGCTGTCGTGTGCAGGCTTCGCGGCCATCTCCGGCTCGGCGGCGGTGACGCTGCTGGCGGTGGGCGGCATCATGTACAAGGCACTGACCGAGGCGGGCTATTCGAAAAGCTTCTCCATCGGCATGCTGTGTTCGGGCGGTGTTCTGGGCATCATCATCCCGCCTTCCATCCCGCTTATCCTGTACGGCTACATCACCCAGACCTCGATCGCGAAGCTGTTCCTGGCCGGCATCGGCCCGGCGCTGGTCATGGTGGCGGTGTTCGCGATCTACGCCTTCATCGTCAATTTCCGCCGCCGCGAGGGCGCATGGCGCATCAGCGGCTTCGTGCGGGCGCTGGGCCGCTCCATCTTCGCCATCCCGATCCCCATCGTGATCCTCGGCGGGATTTATGGCGGCGTCTTCACCGTCACCGAGGCGGCCGCCGTCGCGGTGATCCTGGCCGTCGGCGTGGAAGTGGTGCTGCACCGCGACCTGTCGCTGGCGGACCTGAAAGCCGTGACCGTGGAATCGGGCAAGCTTCTGGGCTCGCTCTATCCGGTGCTGGCGTTTGCCTTTGCGCTCAATGTCTTCCTCACCGCCGAGGGCGTACCCCAGGCGTTGGTGGCGCAGCTCAACGAGATGATTTCCGGGCGCACTGAATTCATGCTGCTGGCCAATGTGCTGCTGCTGGGCGTGGGCATGGTGATCGATGTGGGCTCGGCCACGCTGGTGCTGGCACCCCTGCTGCAGCCGCTGGCCGAGGCGCAGGGGGTGGACCCGGTGCATTTCGGGATCGTCATGATCGTCAATCTGGGGATCGGCTATCTGACCCCGCCGCTCGGCCTCAACCTGATCGTGGCCATGGCCGCGTTCAAGGAA contains:
- a CDS encoding FAD-dependent oxidoreductase, which translates into the protein MIVIGAGLSGLHAALLLEEAGLSVIVLEASGRIGGRLMTLDHLPGAPEAGGQQVGATYARFRTRALEAGLGFAGFPPSRFGEVLSVNGTLIRASDWAASDQNGLPEAWRAIPPSRLFMGLAMRANPLEDIYAWRDPGSAAHDIAAAEWLVSQGANDEALRLMDATLNGRDLASYSMLNVWRSLAIYEQERPLGGSQQVVGGAQRLPESMAARLRHEVRLNQTVRAIQADEAGARVRLNNGAELRADFAVCTIPFSALRNLDMDAPLHPVTREAVEEMAYTPIVQLHLEAQQPWWESDGLAPDMWTDSPLNRIFAQRDADGAPTGMLTAWIDGRGALAADALDDEGLQVLARNTLAAIRPASEGRVRLAHVQRWTESNPLAGGAYMHWRPGEAHRWADARLAPAGRLHFAGEHTGDLHTGMEAAMESGERAAIAILDEAGV
- a CDS encoding TRAP transporter small permease, whose product is MRGLLTVIGAAERWLTIAAFALMALALLADVISRRVFLTGLIGATEIAVIGMVAVAMFGIGVATDTGAHLRPRLFDFLIPASFEPVLDRLVSAVTAAFFVVFAGLAVWMVIESVILSDRTEILRLPIWTLQVMIAAAFITNFIRFAAYALDPGLKPSEFIEDIKDAAADAVDLPDGEPR
- the dctP gene encoding TRAP transporter substrate-binding protein DctP, whose amino-acid sequence is MALAAAAGAAPWIAACGDRRDPERLYGRAVAQAPPRTPWDAQWANFEANIAANPSLNFEYFTKAELGDEERMLHDLRRGRAHVGGMSLQGLSSSIPELTIAMAPYLFDSQAEVDFVYDEFLFDITDDLARAQNLRLLQWVEVGWTHVFANRPLNHPDMAAGLRMRTSPNAAARFFCEAAGMDAIPLGIADVIPALQTGLVQGGLSSAVFHFFSTLDLAEHFTLTRHSYDTGAIILNKPWYEGASDSQRVTIDAAWGSPASARAGVRVLDDLVVGWMRDGVQRGPDGQVVREIRTTSSAPINIHELSISDRAAWQAVTGNVLDRLVNSIGGRARDFADQIMAGKAEFARRAAGSSQPEDQS
- a CDS encoding TRAP transporter large permease, translating into MEMWLLVGLIVLLMVLRQPVLVLLGCATLFVYSVFNDGRPEYAVYDVWFAVNQEVLLAIPLFVLAGAVMSKGSIAERIIDLMREITRPVPGGLALAAVLSCAGFAAISGSAAVTLLAVGGIMYKALTEAGYSKSFSIGMLCSGGVLGIIIPPSIPLILYGYITQTSIAKLFLAGIGPALVMVAVFAIYAFIVNFRRREGAWRISGFVRALGRSIFAIPIPIVILGGIYGGVFTVTEAAAVAVILAVGVEVVLHRDLSLADLKAVTVESGKLLGSLYPVLAFAFALNVFLTAEGVPQALVAQLNEMISGRTEFMLLANVLLLGVGMVIDVGSATLVLAPLLQPLAEAQGVDPVHFGIVMIVNLGIGYLTPPLGLNLIVAMAAFKESFWTVTKAVLPFIGLMLLALVVIAFVPEIALYFVR